A portion of the Kribbella jejuensis genome contains these proteins:
- a CDS encoding YciI family protein — translation MKFLLILQGAGDPRLPRDEFERAAYDAGELVSGELLADPQLSVQLPASEPTRIDGYYVIDVENRARAIELAHLLPDTQTPDRSVEIRALMHPTGTDF, via the coding sequence ATGAAATTCCTACTGATCCTGCAAGGTGCCGGTGACCCACGCCTACCCCGCGACGAGTTCGAACGGGCTGCCTACGACGCCGGCGAACTCGTCAGCGGCGAACTGCTCGCCGACCCCCAACTGTCCGTCCAACTCCCGGCAAGCGAGCCGACCCGCATCGACGGCTACTACGTCATCGACGTAGAAAACCGAGCCCGCGCCATCGAACTGGCCCACCTCCTCCCCGACACCCAAACCCCCGACCGCAGCGTCGAAATCCGAGCCCTCATGCACCCAACCGGCACCGACTTCTGA